The Mangifera indica cultivar Alphonso chromosome 12, CATAS_Mindica_2.1, whole genome shotgun sequence DNA window AGCCAACCTCATCATGCCTATTGTACAGAAGTGTGAAACCAAAATCCGACAGCAATGTAGCATTTGAGAATTTTCCATATCTTATCAGTACCTGGACAAGTGTATCAAGTGAACTCCAGAACATAAACATCAGATTGTACATTCATGAATCATTACAACAAGAACCACAAGACACTcattttttagaaaatggaagGGAAAAAATTCTAGAGGATAAGCATGATAAATTgtattgaagaaaagaaaatatttgattaggAAGCATCTAACCTCTTCACCAGGTACATAATCACGATCAGCAAAGACCTGCACTGATAAATGTGAGGAATTAAATTTAGAGATGGATGTTTCTCATAATCCCATCACAACATGCAAAGCTAGCTCAAATGTGGATTTTCTGCCTCCATAGCAATAGGAACAAGATCAATTTTTCATGGGAAACAGTCTGTGTCTAGACCTATTCTGTTGTAACCTTAAAAACAAGTTAAAACTGGTgtaaaaaatactaaatatataacataGAAAGACAGACAGAGGAGTCTACTATTATACAATTTCCCTTAATAGATGGCGGTAAAATGAAGAAGAACAAAAAGTGATATATACCTCTGACAATTGTTTTTCATCATCATTTAATACAACTGCTTCTGAAACCGCatcatgatttaaaaaatctgCAAATGGGATCTACAGAATAATTTAATCACTTAAAGTAAGtattaaaatacttttaaaaaaaaatctgcaaATGATGAAAAAGTGAAATTTGTCCACATATGGCctcttttaaaaaatgataccAAAGACACGCCCTTTGTGCTTCCCCATGCTCGAGATTCAACTGGAAAATCATACCAAACCAGCCAAGAACTTGTTAGATTTTAGATATATGCAAAGTGGGGGAGAGAATATATGGGGAAAAAAGAGGCCATTGGGACAGCGttacaaaactcaaaaaatGGGCAAATGATGACTGCTTTATAAAACACAGTACTTAGATATTCAAAAACAATAAGCGATAAAGAGCCAAAACAGAGATATCCACCATTGGgatcaaacattaaaatgagGTTAATGAGATAAGCCACATAATAGCAAAATGTCTGCAGTTCATCACTTTAAACTAGGAAAAAGAAGAGgtacaaagaaaatgaaatatagatTTCAACTAGCAGCAACATTATGCATAAGTTTCAACTGGACATGCGCAAGAGAAGATAATTCAATAGGAATCTGAAATATGATCGTTTTGCAAGATGCCAGACCAAATCAATCTAATATGGGGCTTACTGAAGCATATTTTTGCCAAAGAAGAACCCAAGTTCAGATTTTTActgattaaattgaaatttcaacttCTTTAGTTAGCAGTTGCCCACAAAATCTAGAGAGTTTCATATACAAATTGGGGGCCACAATTTTGTTCACAGCTTCAAATCTCATAAAACTTGTTTGTAAGCTGTTAAGCCGCCAATAATGCAGGTATACATAAGGAAAACGAGGGAGTTAACAGCAGAGGGCAGGAAACTTTAATCACACACAAATCATCAACGAATAATTATCTAGGCAAGTAACGGCAGCTGAAGGCAAAAAAATTAGGCCAAACTCAACGAAACCAAAGCAAGAAAAGactataaaaaaaagaagagcGAAGGAGGGAAAGATCAAGGAAAAATTCAGTAAAACTTTAAAGGTAATCACATTAACATAAAAACTGTCATCATGGAAAAACTTTAGTTTGAaaactatttaatataataataatatctctGGTTTTAAAAGCCTATTTCATTTTACTTATATGTCCAATTGTGGTATGGAAAGGGAACATgagtaataaaaattcattattacataaaaaaatgcaaacaattaaaaaaagcaCAACAAATAAATACCCCACCCCACataattcaaataagaaaaagttCACTGAACACATAagaccaaaaaagaaaaattgcattTATATAATGATCAAAATACAAGTTAAACAAAAGTTTATTGGTAGCATAACTCAATACatatatttaagatataaaaagaataaattatttatgtcttCCCCCTTCATCTATCTTCCCCATAgtaacttcaaaaaaaaaaaattaattgataaaattgtgTTATGAACGTATTTTTGAGATAGAGTGAGACTAACCTTGCATTGTACCGGCGGTAGTTAGAAGCAAATTTTGTTGTATCAATATGATCCACAAGACCATTTTGCATGAAGTCAGCTTGACCCCAAATCCCAACTTTCTCCTCATATATTTCCTATTTAGTAGCTTGTAAATTCTCAGGTACCCTTTCAACACTTGAGATTGGgtacacagataatatgttgttatataattaaatgattttgaattaaagataaaataacactcagtCACAATgtgacacatcatctgtgtacccaaattgtatatcaaaaatgtGTTCACATggtagtgtttttttttttcactgttTTGCCGCTTGCCAACTATTCcctcttttctaatttttttcttttgaccaGCTGTTTTACACAACCTTTTTCCCACAATTGTCTGtcttgtcttttttttaatttttttctctcctccTTTATTCTCTTCGCCTTCCCCACAACTGTCCCcttgttttttctaattttttttcctctctcctCCTTTCTTCCCTAtgccttttctctttttcttctgtaatctttttcttcattcatgTTTTTGTTAGACTTTCTGCCCCAATTGATCAGACATTTACCACAAATCCATCGTTCTCAATCTGACTTTCCCATTTGAAACCTGAGtaccttttttataataaaaactaaccTATATATTGAGAAAATGTGTCTCAATCCTAAAAATTGAAACCAAAGGGGGATTGACATCTCTATTGccagaatatttttttattgatttcattttGTTAAGTGATTGTTTTGGAGCATGGAGAGTGAGCATATTAAATAGAATTCCCTATTTTGTGTTGAATATTAGAGTAAGATTGATTAATTGATATACTTCTCTATtaaagtggtatcagagctccTTTGGGAATTGGGTGATGGTGAACTCGAATGGATTCCAAACTAGTTCAAATTGAGGGAGATTTATCAAGCAAGGTGGATGGTTTGGAAACTAAAATTTGATCTTTGAGAGAAGGATTTAGCGAGATGAAAGACCTATTAACACTAGTCTATCAGAATAACCAACAATAGAATAGAGAGAAGGCTTTGATGGAGCAATCAGTAGCCCAAGGAGGAGTCGGGGAGTTAAGTGAAGGGAGAATAAGAGCAGAAGATGTCGATTTAGGTCAAAGATTACCAGAAAAGGGAGAATTAAGGCTTATGACCAACGAAAATGTAATGCTACAAAATGTGGGTGTGACGGAATAGCAGATCAAGTGATTGGAATTGCCCTTTTTAGTAAGGATGTCACTGGATGAATGTTCAGGGCAAAATGTTACTTCTTGTTAATCAAATTGGAGAAAAGGAAACGGTGTCAACTATCGCAGTCTATATGGATAGTCTAGCGTTGTCATGCTATAATGGATAAAGTCCCAAGATCCAATAACCTAATGAGAGATCTTAAAAAAGGCTTTAATGGATCGATTTAACCCTCTCTAATAAGGTATTGCTTATGAAGAACTTCTTTTGCTATGACAGGTGAGAGCCATGGTGGAGTATCAAAGCTGGTTCGAGAAACTCTCAACGATTTATCTGACGAATTacttaaagaaaaatttgtaaatgGGTTGAAGGAAGATATTCATGCCGAATTACAAGTCTTGGAATTCAACTCACTGGCCCAAGTCCTGGATCTAGTCCAATAATTGAAGGACAAGAATGTTACCTGGGTTGACCCAAGGgatggattcgagtcgagctaGCTCAAGCTCATATGTCAACTCAACTCAAAGTGAGCTCCTCTTAGGCAAGGTTGATCTTGAGTGTGGAGAGTAtgcatattaaataaaattccaaGTTTTGTGTTAAATATCGCAATAAGATTATTCTATTGATATGGTTCTTTATCTCAAGCTTACAATGTCATAATAATCTATGCAAAGAGACTAAAATATGCACTCAAACTCAGAGAGAAATTAGAGTAATTGCAAATTGAATGTGTACACACTAAAAATAACTATCCCTAGAGATAGAGCCAATTCCATGTACCCTATTAGAGACGATCTAGTTTCGTTTTGTGTGCAAACATAATCAACTCAATTGAAGAAACGAGTACcccaatatatcatcaaaaagattttattacATGCAAGAAGAATAATTATGGTGCCTCCAAAGGAATTCAAAAAAGAATCAGAGTTCGATTGTACACTTTTTAGTTCAAAATGTGAATTAAAaacattctaaaatataaaaataaacgaTGTGGAGTCAAATGAAATGCTCACCTAAAgcatatgcatgcatgaaatcCTTAAGTGTGATATGATCAACTTCAAGGATAGGTTCAAGAGCCTGAAATGGTAAAAGATAGCTCATCATGGTTGCAACTTCAAGGCAAGAGAACAATGATAACAATTGTAACTACTATAAAGCAAGGGGCATACTCAACAAAAAAGACAAAGTGTACTTACTCGTTTAATTGCCAAAAAATcttgttcaatttgaatatttttattgattgtttCTTGATATAATGAGCTTTCATGAACCATATCTAACTCATCTTCACTCCAGAATATCTACAATGATTTCATAAATAAGCTGGTTGATTATCTTGTAAACTACTTTAGTCTATGCTTACAACTATATATAAGATGCATGAAAGGTTGATTTTGTGAAAACAATGTTGTGCAGTGAATAAAACTCTGACGTTCTAATAGAAATGAAGAAAGAGAGTTAGAACAAGACAATCTTCAATGAAACAGGATAAAAAAGGTATCACTaattataaaatgtataaaaaagaaatagaacaCCTTTAACaatgtttatgtttttcaataataaagaaaaagacattcataattcatatgaaaatagaaatatttacTGTGTTATGCATTTGCCCAAGCTGAGGAAGTCTGTTGATGTAAGGAGCCCACTCTGAATCCTGCCACATAAGATAAACAAAAGAGTATTCTTACATTTACATCTCTTTAAATTTCATCATGCAAGCTAATAGTAACTATGCAAAAACAAACACATACAAAAGTTCTActcaaatatacaataaaatggTCCTTTAATAGTAATTTAAGTTTTCATACAAAGTTCACACAAAGTAAATCCTATTACCTTGTTTATTTTCTGCTCAAATAAAAGGACAGTAGCAACCTTTGCAACATTGCCAATTTCATCACCTAACAAAGATCTTATTTCTGGAAGGAGATTATCTGGTGCTATTTGctgaaaaatcaagaaaaatatgCCTTCCAGTTTAGTATACTCGACACTCTGAGATACATCTTATGAGAGTTTACTATAGCATATCACTAGTTATTGACAACCATGGAAAAAAAAGTGTACCACATTGTAAGGAACTTTCAATACACAGTCTCCACTCCGTATCTTATCGGAAGCAACTAGTGATCTGCATTCAGGTCAAATTAGagaaaacaataaagaaaaaaagagaaccTCTGTAATGAAGCCCAACACAAGAGTATAGAAACATCAACCAACATTTTTGATAgccaaaattaaatattctcaGTGAGAAGAAGCAATTCGTACTGTTACAAATCGATAATCCCTTCTCAGTCctaaatgagaagaaagaatAGATGCTTGCTCACTATCAAAATAAGGAACAGAAGCAGCCAATTACTTCTTTCAATTATTACAGTTCAATGGCAACCAAGcaacttgagaaaaaaaaatgagcaCAACAAACAGAACCAATGAGACATAGCTCATTGTACAAGAAACATAtgtatcaatataatataacatcAGTCTTATGTCCAATGAAAATCCAAAACAAGTTGGTGCTTTGGTTTAGCACATGATAATTACAGCTTGTAAAGGCACATTTAGTGATGGATAAGAACCAATCCAGTCTGCATTGTTTGTGCACATGATACGTTAAGAATTAAGATAAAGATAAATCCCATTGTCAAGTAACAGTATAAACCTTTCACACTAACCAAAGACTAATCATTGCACATTTGAAGTGCTTACATTGAGTTATGCTGTCTAACCACAAAGGATGATCaagaattttttaacttttaagtatACTCTAAAACTACTTCCAACTAAagttaaataagaaaacaatactTATTATCCCGCAAATCATACTGCCCATGCTTCAGTAAAACTTTAAGAAGAAATAAGCATTCCAACCAAATTATAACTGACACAAATGAGAAATTTGCAAGAACGGCATTTGTACAAACCTGCCATGTACAGATTTTGCAATAGACAGTACTGACGAAATCTCAACCCCAGATTTCCTCTCCAACCACGGCAAAAAATCATCATCACAGTCCTcattaatagaataaaatacctgacaaaaaaatcacaaataacTTAGCTAAACTCGGAATTTCATCAAGAATACCACACAATACACAGTATTAACTTGAATGAACGATTCTATCTTTATgccatttcatttttctaagaACAAGGAAACTTTATAAAATGGTTGAGTGACACTTAATCTGCGTTTCTTTATCATTTCCAACATTTCTCGGTGATCAAACATACGTTATGGAGAGACATTTAAGCTTGTAGGACAACGcgatttttaattctaaatcacATTCAACATATTGATGTAAAGAAGTTAATTTCTGAATTATCTCAGTGATAACTTTGAGCTAAATAAATCTTTAACCgaaattataatatctttttcttttcttttcatacATTTTCTCGGAAACCAAACAGGGCATATAGGATGAATGATTAAGCGAACCTGGGATTTAGATAAGGATGAGAAAGCAAGTTTGACACAGAAGCGATGGGAATTGGCGAAGAGTGATCGTTGAGAGCACCATAGCTTTGTGATTCTAACGCTTAACACCATCTGCAGATAGAAGGTAAGTAAAGTGCCGTATCAACTTCCTCAGGAGTATATGTAAGTTTCACGGTTGATAACCGGATTGCGGATTTGCGGCTGGCGCACAGCTAAAGGTCGAGATGGAGTCGGCCAGTCGGAGGTCTTAATGTCTAGGGACTATTTGGTTACTCGGTTTAGTTCATTTAGTCATAGGCTAGGCCTGGGATTATCCAGTAGAGCAGAGTTTACGTTTGGTCCAGCAACTTCGGTCCGGTGAAACTTGAAAATGACACAGGAGTTAGGGTTAGATGATTGACTTCTGTAGATTTGGGTCAGTTATGGTTGAATTCATACTGAATTTGTTTACGTTCAATTGTTAGTTTAACTCAAGTTGACCCTAAAATGAGCTATCAAGATTCAAGCTCAAATctgaataatgattttgaaaattttcaagtacGAGCCATAAGAGCCGAGTTTGAAATTGTCTGTTGAGGTGgagccaaattttttaattatataagattattcttaaaatttttaaatttatttcttttaataaaaaaacatatataaaaatttatttatagataaagtgcaggagattatttatatatcacctCACTTACGTGGAACAAAAAACTTTGTTGGTGTTATGattataataagaataaaaaagaattgaaaggaGAAAGAATTTATGAGAATTGAGAGAAAGAGATATGAGTATATGTATTCGGATGAAGAGAGCGTCTCACATTCTCTAAATAAAGAGAGGAATGGGGGCTGGGGGTGGCGtttatagatatatttatagatatttGGCTGTATCATTAGTCAAAGAAAATGGCTAAATACAAGTTAAATTTCCACCAAGGCAATGATGCAGCTCATCATCaatttaatgcattcacacTCAAACGTTTCTTTTCCTGTGTCAGTCTTTCCAATTTCTACCTCTATGTGTTTGCCTTAATAAATGTTTTTccaccctttttttttaactttatttagtGGAAAGTCACTTGGATCTATAACACTCATCTTTGATTCTTAtcacttacaaataattatattaatcttgtTAAGGAAAAATCCAGAGAGGTGGGGTGGTTGTTGGAATGTGGCGAGGGAACTTGAGGTATAGgggtttaaatttgtttgatagAGGATTGTTTGCAGTACATGAAGTTTGATGGTTTCATCATGGGCTGCTTAGATGCGTAGTGCAGTGTTTAATACTTAATGAAACTTTGGTGACTGTAATTTTTGTCATTAGTTATGTCGTTTTTTTAGACATTTAATAGATGTCCATTCTCCCAAAACTTTGCatctaatattatttgaaatactTGACATAAATTATTTATGGGAAATtgttggtttgatttaatttgtttttactaTAACACAAATATACTTTAGAAagtgataaataattataaaagatgaaaccttctttttaatttaagcaATACGTGgttgatttatgattttaaattatgattataataataattaattaagtaataatttttttttttacatatttggtataatttataattattacattatcaataattgtgattgtttaataaatattataaaaaaattaattatttttgttgaaatatctaatatacataatattttaattttggattagaagtataaaaaatcattatatcaaataatctaataattcaaattaattaacctaatcttatttatttttagattgtaactttaaatgtgattataattcataattaaattattcacatGAATTATTCATgattaattgtttaataaataatttaagtaacaatataaattattatttttatttttataataaaaaaatttatttaaaccaaaccattttttCAAGAGTAGAAAGGATCACACTATATTAGACCAACTTTAGGCGTAATGACTGACCCACAAATTATATCATTTCCATATTTTGATACTCTTTCTCCACttgctttttaatattttcctttCACTTTCGCAGCTTGTTCAATAATGAACCAACTGGTGGGGGCCATATGACATGAAAATTCCAGGATGGGATCGTCAAATTTACACGTATTGAGATCAAGTTGATTCTGCGGTCGGAAAATATGCCATTAATATACACCGAAATAAGTACAaaccaaaatcaacaaaattacgtaaatttattttgaatatataaataaatatatattattatataattaaataattttaatttaaaaataaaataatattaattacataatatatatatatatatatatttatatgtttaaaataaattgtataataagtacaaaccaaaatcaacaaaattacgtaaatttattttgaatatataaataaatatatattattatataattaaataattttaatttaaaaataaaataatattaattacataataatatatatatatatttatatgtttaaaataaattgtataatattatttaaccaaaacagtgtctaaattttcttttttatcgattagaaattttttcttatattgttaaataataaaattaattaattaaattatttcattaatttattatattatcaaataataaaattaattcaattttattttggttgttcattaatttaattaaaaataaaaattattttataatcaaattttgattagtaaaaataaaattgtaataagattaaaattattgtaataatattttaataactaaattaaatataataataagagatcattatattatataatatagcataatttactaaaatattttattatttaataaattaaataaaataatattaataataaaaattaaattaccaaaatatacTATTCCCTTCAACCAAACATTCTTTAGACTACCATGATTTTGCCTTTTTATAGAAATTCTGTTTGGTTGTTTTGTATTACAAACAACCCACAAGTTGTCCAAAAATCTAAGGGATTTATGGGTAGAAGTGATGCATGTGCGAGTGGTGGTgacaaaaaaaaagaggatatttttgtaattttataaaaggatgagaattaatttgtaattaatagtaaatgacttttattttttcattttaacttttGCCATAAAATGCAaggaattttattaatataatctaataGAAGgtataaatttgttgtttttaattttgaagataataatttatcgtaattcaactaaaaaatcattaacacccccaaataaaattataatataaaaaatattaaaatggaTAACAATTATTTCTTATTCAAGATTTTCTCTATATACTTTCGTACCCTTTTATTCTAATTATGGTTTTTTCTACCCTTTAAATCTGAACACTAACTGTAACTATTAAAAGACTTATAggtagtttatataattttagctAGAAAGAGTGATTATTTTCCACTAAGGTTTATCTTAATAACAGTAAGTCAAGGAAAAAGATGTTTGGCTTTAGGTTgtgttttgtaaatttttattattaaaattaaaatatcaccACCAAAATAAATCACTTACAAAActatttgttatataaattaatattgtatttagtaatattgattttttataaataattattatatttggttaataataaaaataaaatattaatatgttattttacttaaatatttttaaaagagattattaattataagttaatattatatttaattaaattaatatgtttcaaatggaaatatttttgtttatatcgTAAAGtattatcaatattgataatatgatAGGACTTTTTCAtattatccaaaaataaaattaattcattaattttttgttttttaaataataaaaattaactaaatttggtatttgagttatttattattttaattgaaaataagaatagtcttggaaaaaaaaatatgggtaGTCCTAAGAACATGATAAGTGgggataaatattttattgtgaaaagatatatcttaaaaaaatttgtaataatattaagattacatttgtaattttaatacttaaaattaatgtaataatcaaattattcttatattatttgacatggtaaaaattttagaaatattttattattttacagataaaataaaataatattaataataaaaaataaattattaagatagacatattattctgttttttttttttctctaatgtttttatgaaagatgaaaatgttgaaaagagagagaaaggtGAAATGATCgttaagagagagagaaaattaaagaaaaattgttgaaaaacaaagaacttaataagaaaaatatgtgattttttaaaatttaatttttgaaaaaaattattaatttttcaaatttataagaaaagttgaaatattttattaattttaatatattattaattaaataataattttatttataaaattaagggaaattttaaaaaatggccaaaataccctctcattaagcaaaaatgctcaaaatcattattttcaagcaaaaatgcccaaaatcactatttctaagcaaaaaataccaaaattacccttcccctcatttatttAACTTCTCACTCACTATAAGGGTTAAAtgcaattttagataaatatggggggtttttagatattttatattgtaaacaGGTCTGCTGTTACAtgacaaatttcagaaaaacctgTTGTGTTCTAAGAAATCTTCGTTGGCTccccaatatttaaaaaaatctattttacctccctaacccacggtcaatgtctattgaccgtgggagaaatcgtttgaccgtgggaaacactgttcccacggtcgaACTGTCGATCCTttgcagccattttcggccaaaatttggttgtttcagCCTTCGATTTTCACATacatcaaatctacacgttgtataacacaaaatctctcaatcaattcaacgaaaacaaccaaaaattaaaacattttaagcattgttcaaataaaaaccctaaaatttcaaaccgcaaaatctcaatcaaatctcaataatatgaataataacttgatttaaataagattacgggagatatactaccCTTATTTGTCATTTGTCGTTatcggaaagcaagaaaatcgataGAAATCTGATTGGGAAGTTTCGAACCGTGGGATGAGCGTGGGAGAATGGGAAAACCCACGGTCACGCagtaaatttcagaaaaacctgTCGTGGGCTAAGGACTCTCCCCGAcacccaaatattttaaaaaaactattttacccccctaacccacggtcaatgtctactgaccgtgggagaattcgtttgaccgtgggaaacactgttcccacggtcggactgccgatctttCGACAGCCATTTTCAgtcaaaatttggttgtttcgacCTTTGATttccacataaatcaaatctacacgttgtataatacaaaacccctcaatcaattcaacgaaaaaaaccaagaatcaaaacattttaagtattgttcaaatcgaaaccctaaaatttcaaacctcaaaatctcaatcaaatctcaataatatgagcaataacttgattcaaacaagattacgggagatatactaaccttctttgccatttacgGTTGTCGGAAaacaagaaaatcgacggaaatttggtcgaccgtgggaaagtgggaaattttgaattttctttgaatttgcacagtgaaatGACCGTGGGAAGTAAAGAAATTTgctgtgtatatatatgggggcagtttcgttaTTTCACAAAactgggtatttttgcttaaacctgaatattttgggcaattttgtTAGACACcctaaattttggctattttttataatttccctaaaattaaatttgtaatttataaaaatttaaatttttaataattaattagtgaaaaaaataaaaattagtcatTTGGCGTTGTTCTTAAGATGGAACCGATATTCCGTATAAAACAAACCTTGTTCAGTGGTGGACCCACAAATTATatcatttccaaatttttaCTATTCTTTCTTTGCTTGCTTTTCAGTCTTTTCCTCTCACTTTCGCAACTTGTTCAACAATGAATCAAATGGTGGGGCCATATCACATGAAAATTCCAGGATGGGATTCTCAATTTACACGCGTTGAGATCAGATTGATTGTGTGGTCGGCAAAGTATGACGAGGGCCGCCCCATTCACATTCACCGAAAAAACACGAACCAAAAAGTCAAGCCAACCCAATTCAGTGGccctaataatttataataacacCAAAAATGACTACTTAATACCTTCCCCAAGAAACCCTAACCCCAAGCAAATTGCAAAACACGCTAATCAAggttcttttctcttcttcaagTTATTTCCTTGAAGTTGCGCAGAATAGCGTCTGAATTTTACTTCTATCGATTAGGTGATTTCTCGAtcaatttccattttttatatctttgttTTAACCGACTAGTTTTTGATGATTGTTCATccatgttttgatttttgattggTCAACGGTACGTgatgattttgatttctttcagttttttccttgaAATTGTTGTTGTATTGAtttctttaagatttttttatttgattgattaaaattagtttgagtttgtagATCTGGTTTGTTTGCAAAGTGATATATGTCTTGATGGCTGCAGATGTTTGGTTTGAcgaatgattttttatttgaactgtGCTT harbors:
- the LOC123193349 gene encoding N-lysine methyltransferase SETD6 isoform X3 → MVLSVRITKLWCSQRSLFANSHRFCVKLAFSSLSKSQVFYSINEDCDDDFLPWLERKSGVEISSVLSIAKSVHGRSLVASDKIRSGDCVLKVPYNVQIAPDNLLPEIRSLLGDEIGNVAKVATVLLFEQKINKDSEWAPYINRLPQLGQMHNTIFWSEDELDMVHESSLYQETINKNIQIEQDFLAIKRALEPILEVDHITLKDFMHAYALDFLNHDAVSEAVVLNDDEKQLSEVFADRDYVPGEEVLIRYGKFSNATLLSDFGFTLLYNRHDEVKIHINISDHDTLREMKLELLQRYRLPCIEDVNGFNSSRDSFTIKEIKSATGKGKGLPQSLRAFARVLCCSTLQELCDLVTEAAQNDGRLARRPFRNSRQEIQAHQILLSEITQLIEEYNASIESLECVVSPPTCKRFALRKKMARDLLVGELRVLESASAWLKNYCSTLTSTLIFSDNLSD
- the LOC123193349 gene encoding ribosomal lysine N-methyltransferase 4 isoform X6; protein product: MVLSVRITKLWCSQRSLFANSHRFCVKLAFSSLSKSQVFYSINEDCDDDFLPWLERKSGVEISSVLSIAKSVHGRSLVASDKIRSGDCVLKVPYNVQIAPDNLLPEIRSLLGDEIGNVAKVATVLLFEQKINKDSEWAPYINRLPQLGQMHNTIFWSEDELDMVHESSLYQETINKNIQIEQDFLAIKRALEPILEVDHITLKDFMHAYALVLKGYLRIYKLLNRKYMRRKLGFGVKLTSCKMVLWIILIQQNLLLTTAGTMQVESRAWGSTKGVSLIPFADFLNHDAVSEAVVLNDDEKQLSEVFADRDYVPGEEVLIRYGKFSNATLLSDFGFTLLYNRHDEVKIHINISDHDTLREMKLELLQRYRLPCIEDVNGFNSSRDSFTIKEIKSATGKGKGLPQSLRAFARVLCCSTLQGL